Proteins encoded in a region of the Tautonia rosea genome:
- a CDS encoding response regulator, whose amino-acid sequence MDTSSDRPVILIADDHPQNVELLEAYLAGLDCDILTASDGEETLKVVAEHKPDLVLLDVMMPRVSGFEVCRTIRSDPETSNTLILIVTALNEASDFERGVQAGTDDFLTKPVNKVELLCRVRSLLRVRHLKNQLDRTLAYLADVETSSRDQD is encoded by the coding sequence ATGGACACTTCCTCGGATCGGCCGGTGATCCTCATCGCCGACGATCACCCGCAGAACGTCGAGCTGCTGGAAGCCTATCTGGCCGGGCTCGATTGTGACATCCTGACGGCCTCGGACGGCGAGGAAACACTGAAGGTCGTCGCTGAGCACAAGCCGGATCTCGTCCTGCTCGACGTGATGATGCCCCGCGTCTCGGGCTTTGAGGTCTGCCGGACCATCCGATCCGACCCGGAAACGAGCAACACCCTGATCCTCATCGTCACAGCTCTGAACGAAGCGTCTGACTTCGAGCGCGGCGTTCAGGCCGGGACCGACGACTTCCTGACCAAGCCGGTCAACAAGGTCGAGCTGCTCTGCCGGGTCAGGAGCCTCTTGCGCGTGAGGCACCTGAAGAATCAGCTCGACCGCACTCTGGCCTACCTGGCCGATGTCGAAACGAGCAGCCGGGATCAGGACTGA
- a CDS encoding L-2-amino-thiazoline-4-carboxylic acid hydrolase, with the protein MDEHPPPSRRVTLLEQREIEAKIVAPLINAVREELGEERTIALLRRVVEGLARESGAELARSGVAEGLLGFARTLDRWTEGGALEIDLLEQSADRLDFNVTRCRYAEMYHRLGLGVLGASLSCCRDGALASGFDSEIELTRSQTILEGAPFCDFRFRKRTAAAPTQDASPPTPESCNFEDGAEP; encoded by the coding sequence ATGGATGAACATCCACCGCCGTCTCGACGCGTCACGCTACTGGAACAGCGGGAGATTGAGGCGAAGATTGTCGCGCCGCTGATCAATGCCGTGCGGGAGGAGCTGGGAGAGGAGCGGACGATCGCCCTGTTGCGCCGGGTGGTCGAGGGACTGGCGCGGGAATCGGGTGCGGAGTTGGCGCGTTCGGGAGTCGCGGAGGGCCTGCTCGGCTTCGCCCGCACGCTCGATCGCTGGACCGAAGGGGGTGCGCTGGAGATCGACCTGCTGGAGCAATCGGCCGATCGGCTCGACTTCAACGTGACCCGATGCCGATACGCCGAGATGTACCATCGGTTGGGTCTCGGCGTGCTGGGAGCCAGCCTTTCCTGTTGTCGGGATGGGGCCCTCGCCTCCGGCTTTGATTCAGAGATCGAGTTAACCCGATCCCAGACGATCCTGGAGGGGGCGCCGTTTTGCGACTTTCGCTTCCGAAAGCGGACGGCAGCCGCCCCGACCCAGGATGCATCGCCGCCGACGCCAGAATCTTGCAATTTTGAAGACGGCGCGGAACCATAG
- a CDS encoding HPF/RaiA family ribosome-associated protein, whose translation MHVQLNTNNHVHGSSDLADRIRAEVEDSLGRFGDQITRVEVHISDVNGSTKSGIDIKCTIEARLAGLQPMAVTDQSTNVDDAVSGALKKLERSLDSTTGRLGHVKGRTSFGGDQQI comes from the coding sequence ATGCATGTCCAGCTGAACACAAATAATCACGTCCACGGGTCCTCCGACCTCGCCGATCGCATCCGAGCCGAGGTCGAAGATTCGCTCGGTCGGTTCGGCGATCAGATTACCCGCGTCGAGGTCCACATCAGCGACGTCAACGGCTCGACCAAGTCGGGGATCGACATCAAGTGCACCATCGAAGCCCGGCTCGCGGGGTTGCAGCCGATGGCCGTGACCGATCAGTCGACCAATGTGGACGACGCCGTTTCCGGAGCCCTCAAAAAGCTGGAGCGCTCGCTCGACAGCACCACCGGACGACTCGGCCACGTGAAGGGCCGCACATCGTTCGGCGGCGATCAGCAGATCTGA
- a CDS encoding M24 family metallopeptidase, with the protein MSTEIRVGDVYFSLGDDDGNPSSGEIATERRVLETAEDHPHTETLPVLADPAADHLDPELMQRRADVDEKHQRVVEFLERNGYDAAVLGRAESVSWFTAGGELRQQLGSSERASAVVFVNRQSRAILTDNVQSPRIFEEEVAGLGFHLKERPWHEPVEANVAALSRSKKVVTDAHGLGLALDQEGLGELRLTLTKLERQRLRELGRTMTLCVEATCRNFHPGETEADLAGHLAHRMLREGVTPVDLCVAGDDRARRYRQPMFKSVPIERMATITAIGRRHGLCAAVTRIVSFGPVPKPVQEALAVAAMVDATAIYFSRPGQTVADVFRRVRRIYEKFGYPHEWTLATQGAIIGYHPVERPLLPETSFPLRSHLPVRWTPSIGPARSEDTIVVDERGFEVVTEAQRWPKLEVVVKGFPLPRPGILER; encoded by the coding sequence ATGTCTACCGAAATTCGGGTCGGAGACGTCTACTTCAGCCTTGGCGACGATGACGGAAACCCGAGCAGCGGCGAGATTGCGACCGAACGCCGGGTTCTGGAAACGGCTGAGGACCATCCCCACACCGAGACGCTTCCCGTGCTGGCCGATCCGGCGGCCGACCATCTCGATCCGGAGTTGATGCAGCGCCGGGCCGATGTGGACGAGAAGCACCAGCGTGTGGTCGAGTTCCTGGAACGCAACGGCTACGATGCCGCCGTTCTGGGGCGGGCCGAATCGGTGTCTTGGTTCACGGCCGGGGGAGAGCTTCGGCAACAGCTGGGATCGTCGGAACGGGCCTCGGCAGTGGTGTTCGTCAACCGGCAGTCGCGGGCCATCTTGACCGACAACGTGCAGAGCCCCCGAATCTTTGAAGAGGAGGTGGCCGGACTTGGTTTCCACCTTAAGGAACGCCCCTGGCATGAACCGGTTGAGGCGAACGTGGCGGCCCTGAGCCGGAGCAAGAAGGTTGTCACAGATGCACACGGCCTGGGGCTCGCGCTCGACCAGGAAGGGCTCGGCGAGCTTCGCCTGACCCTGACGAAGCTGGAACGACAGCGCCTCCGTGAGCTGGGGCGGACGATGACCCTCTGTGTTGAGGCGACCTGCCGGAACTTCCATCCCGGGGAGACCGAGGCGGACCTGGCCGGCCACCTCGCCCATCGGATGCTCCGCGAAGGGGTCACGCCGGTGGATCTCTGCGTGGCCGGTGACGACCGGGCAAGGCGCTACCGCCAGCCGATGTTCAAGTCGGTACCGATCGAGCGGATGGCCACCATCACGGCAATTGGCCGTCGGCATGGCCTGTGCGCGGCCGTGACCCGGATCGTTTCGTTCGGTCCCGTCCCAAAACCTGTGCAGGAGGCGCTTGCGGTTGCCGCGATGGTGGATGCCACGGCGATCTACTTCTCCCGGCCTGGTCAGACCGTGGCCGACGTTTTCCGTCGGGTCCGGCGCATTTACGAAAAGTTTGGGTACCCGCACGAGTGGACGCTGGCCACGCAAGGTGCGATCATCGGCTATCACCCGGTCGAGCGCCCTTTATTGCCCGAAACTTCGTTCCCGTTGCGATCGCATCTGCCCGTGCGATGGACGCCAAGCATCGGCCCAGCCCGGTCGGAAGATACGATTGTCGTGGATGAACGAGGATTCGAGGTCGTGACCGAAGCCCAACGCTGGCCGAAACTTGAGGTCGTGGTCAAGGGCTTCCCCCTGCCTCGCCCCGGTATCCTGGAACGATGA
- a CDS encoding protein tyrosine phosphatase, translating to MRPSPESPRARIIRNHWPWTVLALALIPAIGYLVVFPSGIDREFPEVVRPTFSAYPPAAYRVAEPGDTLDRVAMYLTSAAVVLSAFGVLRRREHGPGSSLWIAALGVSLVSFWSVTNPWPTFDGWHGLGWRVVFDSAAPVELRGVIAGAGLGLLGLIAVGLRGVDRAWPLLVLRAKRSGVLPMLVVAAVLAGVRALEWPAIEPRGFWTRWAAIGASWLWLATLIRAMPPVPTPRLARIGTRLGIAGGTVGLIVVGLWVFWYHRPLDRLRAIEPGKIYISAMPHGRGLELAHQRHKFKTIINLFQEDLPGLRSPHLDAEIAFAQTHDIHFIRSPVEASKAEAFMDETLRLATDPEAWPILLHCHACMDRTPAWWGIYQFVVQQRPLIESMQAIEQHRGSRPKGSVTLLYNRVLARLAPDRFRTDPTSTVLQRNARGTPDPFEIQLERERQLAREGRESAPKTR from the coding sequence ATGCGACCGAGCCCAGAATCCCCGAGGGCCCGGATCATCCGGAACCATTGGCCCTGGACGGTCCTGGCCCTGGCCCTCATCCCGGCGATCGGCTATCTCGTCGTGTTCCCGAGCGGCATTGACCGTGAATTTCCCGAAGTCGTGCGGCCGACCTTCAGCGCCTATCCTCCGGCGGCGTATCGCGTGGCCGAACCAGGAGATACGCTCGACCGGGTCGCCATGTACCTCACTTCGGCCGCGGTGGTGCTGTCGGCCTTCGGCGTGCTTCGACGACGCGAACACGGGCCGGGCAGCTCGCTCTGGATCGCGGCGCTGGGCGTTTCGCTCGTGAGCTTCTGGAGCGTGACGAACCCCTGGCCGACGTTCGACGGCTGGCATGGTCTGGGCTGGCGGGTCGTGTTCGATTCGGCAGCGCCGGTAGAGCTGCGCGGGGTGATTGCCGGGGCGGGCCTAGGTCTCCTCGGGTTAATCGCGGTCGGGCTCAGGGGCGTTGATCGGGCCTGGCCGCTCCTGGTGCTTCGGGCGAAGCGGTCGGGAGTCTTGCCGATGCTCGTCGTGGCCGCAGTGCTCGCCGGCGTGCGAGCCCTGGAATGGCCTGCGATCGAGCCGAGAGGATTCTGGACCCGGTGGGCGGCGATTGGCGCGAGCTGGCTCTGGCTGGCGACCTTGATCCGCGCGATGCCGCCGGTGCCAACCCCTCGACTGGCTCGGATCGGCACACGCCTGGGGATCGCCGGTGGGACGGTCGGCCTGATCGTCGTCGGATTGTGGGTGTTCTGGTATCACCGGCCTCTGGATCGCCTTCGAGCGATCGAGCCTGGCAAGATCTACATCAGCGCGATGCCGCACGGCCGAGGGCTGGAACTGGCCCATCAGCGGCACAAGTTCAAAACTATCATCAACCTGTTCCAGGAAGACTTGCCCGGCCTGCGGAGCCCGCACCTCGACGCCGAAATCGCCTTCGCCCAGACGCACGACATCCACTTTATCCGAAGCCCGGTGGAAGCGAGCAAGGCCGAGGCCTTTATGGACGAAACCCTTCGCCTGGCGACCGATCCCGAGGCCTGGCCGATCTTGCTGCACTGCCACGCCTGCATGGACCGCACCCCGGCGTGGTGGGGGATTTACCAGTTCGTGGTGCAACAACGGCCGTTGATCGAGTCGATGCAGGCGATCGAACAGCACCGAGGCTCCCGGCCGAAAGGCTCGGTGACGTTGCTCTACAACCGCGTCCTGGCCCGACTGGCCCCGGATCGCTTCCGAACTGACCCGACCTCGACCGTGCTCCAGCGCAACGCCCGGGGAACGCCCGATCCCTTTGAGATTCAGCTCGAACGCGAACGTCAGCTCGCCCGGGAGGGTCGAGAGTCGGCTCCGAAAACCCGTTGA
- a CDS encoding polymorphic toxin-type HINT domain-containing protein, protein MCCPSTIGPVWIVSLGLSLATGVPDTPDPAPEESAYRAAAEAAGRDADAQLQLALWCEAQGRLGEARHHLALAVLIDPNHAAARALMGRVRLGESWVRPGDVPRRFAPDPEQAALREEYEGRRSRLEPTADAHWKLALWCEQKGLRDEATAHFTAVTRLNPKREAAWKRLGYAQKHGRWMTPDQFAVTEAEAAARAAVEAEWRPRLEQWAAMLADPARRGEAITALGAVDHPLLVPAVWSVLVAGPRADQPAAVQVLGQIDAREASRALAFLAVWSDNAEVRRLATETLKRRDAREWADALIAMIRKPIQYSVVPVGGPGSPGELYVAGERYNYRRLYAAPPPPMLPMMPGDQFVVGPDGLPVVQRSWITQESFWGSFLDNQPAQLNPDQRRQLIDRISAAGVDERSANLVIDGFQQGLPRTIDRTRGERGPNLVTRFTGIRTLEIPVGQILLESQRAAAIVDEHLRRDVAAIEAHNAPIRFVNAMVLPVLKEATGLEYGEEPEAWKAWWVNQIGLRQVMPQNAGGGSTFTDVVTVQPRPVPVGIFDQTLLREQFIHSCFGRGTPVHTDRGPRPIEDLQVGDLVLSQDTTTGALSYRPIVATHHNPPSKTFEVRLEGETIVSSEFHRFWIAGRGWVMARDLKVGDVVRALGRTARVEAITDGQVQPVFNLSVADSRSFFVGDLGALVHDNSLPSTTLEPFDAVPDLAELTSLKAPEADSGG, encoded by the coding sequence ATGTGCTGCCCGTCGACGATTGGCCCGGTCTGGATCGTTTCGCTTGGTCTAAGCCTCGCAACCGGGGTTCCCGATACGCCTGATCCTGCACCCGAGGAGTCTGCGTACCGAGCCGCCGCCGAGGCTGCCGGCCGCGATGCAGACGCCCAACTCCAACTTGCCCTCTGGTGCGAGGCTCAGGGCAGGCTCGGCGAAGCGAGGCACCACCTCGCCCTGGCCGTCCTGATTGACCCCAACCATGCCGCTGCTCGGGCCTTGATGGGCCGTGTGCGGCTCGGTGAGTCCTGGGTCCGGCCGGGGGACGTCCCCCGCCGCTTTGCTCCTGATCCCGAGCAGGCCGCCCTCCGCGAGGAGTACGAAGGCCGCCGCTCCCGCCTCGAACCGACCGCCGACGCCCACTGGAAGCTGGCCCTCTGGTGCGAGCAGAAGGGGCTCCGCGATGAGGCCACGGCACATTTCACCGCCGTCACTCGGCTCAATCCGAAGCGAGAGGCCGCCTGGAAACGCCTCGGCTATGCACAGAAGCATGGCCGCTGGATGACCCCCGATCAGTTCGCCGTCACCGAGGCCGAGGCCGCTGCCCGGGCCGCGGTCGAGGCCGAGTGGCGACCTCGCCTGGAGCAATGGGCCGCGATGCTCGCCGACCCCGCCCGCCGCGGCGAGGCGATTACCGCCCTCGGCGCGGTTGATCACCCGTTACTTGTCCCGGCGGTCTGGTCGGTGCTCGTCGCCGGCCCCCGCGCCGACCAACCGGCCGCGGTGCAGGTCCTCGGCCAGATCGATGCCCGAGAGGCGTCTCGGGCCCTCGCGTTTCTGGCTGTTTGGAGTGACAATGCCGAGGTCCGCCGCCTGGCAACCGAGACGCTTAAGCGCCGCGATGCTCGCGAATGGGCCGATGCGCTGATCGCGATGATTCGCAAGCCGATCCAGTACAGCGTTGTTCCCGTGGGCGGCCCAGGATCACCGGGCGAGTTGTATGTTGCGGGCGAGCGTTACAACTATCGGAGGCTTTATGCCGCGCCTCCGCCTCCGATGCTGCCGATGATGCCAGGGGATCAGTTCGTCGTGGGCCCGGATGGATTGCCGGTCGTCCAACGCTCCTGGATCACCCAGGAAAGCTTCTGGGGATCGTTTCTCGACAACCAGCCCGCACAACTCAACCCTGATCAGCGTCGCCAACTGATCGACCGGATTTCAGCTGCGGGGGTCGACGAGCGCTCCGCGAACCTCGTCATTGATGGATTCCAGCAGGGCTTGCCCCGCACGATTGATCGGACCCGGGGCGAGCGGGGTCCGAATCTGGTGACACGGTTCACTGGGATCAGGACGCTCGAAATTCCGGTCGGCCAGATCCTCCTGGAATCTCAGCGTGCCGCGGCAATCGTTGACGAACATCTTCGACGAGACGTCGCCGCCATCGAGGCCCACAACGCGCCGATTCGATTCGTCAATGCAATGGTCTTGCCCGTGCTCAAGGAAGCCACGGGACTCGAGTATGGGGAGGAACCCGAAGCCTGGAAAGCCTGGTGGGTCAATCAGATCGGCCTGCGGCAGGTCATGCCACAGAACGCCGGCGGAGGGTCAACCTTTACCGATGTGGTCACCGTCCAGCCGCGGCCGGTCCCGGTCGGCATCTTCGATCAGACTCTGCTCAGAGAACAGTTTATCCATAGCTGCTTCGGCCGAGGTACCCCGGTCCATACTGATCGCGGCCCCCGGCCCATTGAGGACCTGCAGGTCGGCGACCTCGTCCTCAGCCAGGACACGACCACCGGCGCCCTTTCCTATCGCCCGATCGTTGCCACGCACCACAACCCGCCGAGCAAGACCTTCGAGGTCCGGCTTGAGGGCGAAACCATCGTCTCCAGTGAATTCCACCGCTTCTGGATCGCCGGCCGGGGTTGGGTGATGGCGCGGGACCTGAAGGTGGGCGATGTGGTCCGGGCGCTCGGGCGCACGGCCCGGGTCGAAGCGATCACCGACGGCCAGGTCCAACCGGTGTTCAACCTCAGCGTGGCCGATTCGAGGAGCTTCTTCGTCGGCGACCTGGGGGCCCTGGTGCACGACAACTCGCTCCCCTCGACGACCCTCGAACCCTTCGACGCCGTGCCCGATCTGGCGGAGCTGACCTCGCTTAAGGCTCCTGAAGCCGACTCGGGAGGCTGA
- a CDS encoding acyltransferase family protein gives MMDLPPLQRNPRYTLLDVFRGVACLMVVIHHAGFVLLPGEAPESGAFAGLGRTINTVLRHFDLGVPLFFVISGYCIAASVDAMRRRGTSPLRFVGRRLWRIYPPYWAAVAWFVLVAITFQRLGLERLLCCHSPYGLEMNLPQEMNRLQWLGNLTLTETWRPLVTGGSPLIFTRVAWSLCYEEQFYFLCFLMLMLASKRLYAAMGWTTVVIVLIRVVAADVGMIHRLSGTFFDLWHQFAIGLAVYWRLNVPSESWKRRAVELGLLGTALIGFQERMVNTPVAYSTGVTAVFGLLLIALRDSDDRICGWWWIVPLREVGRRSYSVYLYHLPVTTVGTFGLYELGITGFWERVFVTIPVVSITAVGISLGFFSLIERHFLNPPIVGPGKASPECRMPLAGETSSPAPAASEEVRPE, from the coding sequence ATGATGGATCTGCCTCCGCTGCAGCGGAATCCGCGCTATACGCTCCTCGATGTGTTTCGGGGGGTGGCCTGTCTGATGGTCGTGATCCATCACGCGGGGTTCGTGCTCTTGCCGGGAGAGGCTCCGGAGTCGGGGGCATTTGCCGGGTTGGGGCGTACAATCAACACGGTGCTCCGGCATTTCGACCTGGGCGTGCCGCTGTTCTTCGTCATCAGCGGCTATTGTATCGCGGCGAGCGTGGACGCGATGAGACGGCGGGGAACGTCGCCGCTGCGGTTCGTCGGACGTCGGCTCTGGCGGATCTATCCGCCGTACTGGGCGGCGGTCGCCTGGTTCGTGCTGGTGGCGATCACGTTTCAACGGCTGGGCCTGGAGCGGTTGCTCTGCTGCCACTCGCCTTACGGCCTGGAGATGAACCTGCCGCAGGAGATGAACCGACTCCAGTGGCTCGGCAACCTGACGCTCACCGAGACGTGGCGGCCGCTGGTCACGGGGGGGTCGCCCTTGATCTTCACGAGAGTCGCCTGGTCGCTCTGCTACGAGGAGCAGTTCTACTTCCTCTGCTTCCTGATGCTCATGCTCGCCTCGAAGCGGCTCTATGCGGCGATGGGGTGGACGACGGTGGTGATCGTTCTGATCCGGGTCGTGGCAGCGGATGTGGGGATGATCCACCGGTTGAGCGGGACGTTCTTCGACCTCTGGCACCAGTTCGCCATCGGCCTCGCGGTCTACTGGCGGTTGAACGTGCCGTCGGAATCCTGGAAGCGCCGAGCGGTGGAACTGGGACTGCTGGGCACGGCGTTGATCGGTTTTCAAGAGCGGATGGTCAATACGCCGGTGGCCTATTCGACTGGAGTCACGGCTGTCTTCGGGCTCCTGCTGATTGCGCTCCGAGATTCGGACGATCGCATTTGCGGGTGGTGGTGGATCGTGCCGCTCAGGGAGGTCGGCCGGCGGAGTTACAGCGTCTACCTGTACCACCTGCCGGTCACAACGGTCGGCACGTTCGGCCTCTATGAGCTGGGGATTACCGGGTTCTGGGAGCGGGTGTTCGTGACGATCCCGGTCGTCTCGATCACGGCGGTAGGGATCAGCCTCGGGTTCTTTTCCTTGATCGAGAGGCACTTCCTGAACCCGCCGATCGTCGGCCCAGGCAAGGCAAGTCCCGAGTGCCGAATGCCACTGGCTGGAGAGACGTCCTCCCCTGCCCCGGCGGCCTCTGAGGAGGTTCGGCCGGAGTGA
- a CDS encoding site-2 protease family protein, translating into MIRLAWKIGRVAGIDLYLHATFLLMMAVLVVFSQGLGAVLVVSALFGCVVLHELGHALMARRYGIPTEDITLYPIGGVARLHRMPRAPGAELLIALAGPAVNVVLALMLLAMGGLLGMLAPGLAAGSIGALLADLLMVNAILAGFNLIPIFPMDGGRVLRALLSSQIGRLRATEIAAAIGQGLAIFAGIGCLVAMVVTGSPILLMQVVLAAFIFLAARSELGQVRAEEQRLRANDAPAGYSWIYRGKGVWQLAPVIVIEDPDPLAFRNPRPWVRS; encoded by the coding sequence ATGATCCGATTGGCGTGGAAGATCGGCCGGGTTGCAGGAATCGATCTGTATCTGCATGCCACGTTCCTGCTGATGATGGCCGTTCTGGTTGTCTTCAGTCAGGGTCTCGGAGCAGTGCTGGTCGTCTCGGCGCTGTTCGGATGCGTCGTGCTGCATGAGTTGGGCCATGCGTTGATGGCGCGCCGGTACGGGATTCCGACCGAAGACATCACGCTCTATCCGATCGGCGGGGTGGCCCGCTTGCATCGGATGCCCCGCGCTCCCGGAGCCGAGTTGTTGATCGCACTGGCGGGTCCGGCCGTCAACGTGGTGCTGGCCTTGATGCTGCTGGCGATGGGAGGGCTGCTGGGCATGCTCGCGCCCGGCCTGGCCGCCGGGTCGATCGGAGCGTTACTGGCAGATCTGTTGATGGTCAATGCGATCCTGGCCGGGTTCAACCTGATCCCGATCTTTCCGATGGACGGCGGCCGGGTGCTCCGCGCCTTACTGAGCAGTCAGATTGGGCGGCTGCGAGCGACCGAGATCGCCGCGGCGATTGGTCAAGGCCTCGCCATCTTCGCCGGGATCGGCTGTCTGGTGGCGATGGTTGTGACCGGCTCTCCGATCCTGCTCATGCAGGTCGTGCTGGCGGCGTTTATTTTCCTCGCGGCCCGGTCCGAGCTGGGTCAGGTCCGGGCCGAGGAGCAGCGACTGCGGGCCAACGATGCTCCGGCCGGCTACTCCTGGATTTACCGAGGCAAAGGGGTCTGGCAACTCGCTCCGGTGATCGTGATCGAAGACCCTGATCCCTTGGCCTTCCGAAACCCCCGTCCCTGGGTCCGCTCGTAA
- a CDS encoding metallophosphoesterase family protein, with product MSHHPLPKWIGRRAFLGQGVLLLGAASMTKSTIAAASTLPGRSLDDRSVLRFGLITDLHYADKPPAGSRHYRETPTKLAEASERFQEASLDFLVELGDLIDAAESVEVELSYLDRIDQAFSKIAERRVYVLGNHCVDTLTKEEFLGRVGQERSFDSFDAGGFHFVWLDSCFRSDGEPYGRKNSVWTDANVPAFELDWLRDDLAATAFPTIIFAHQRLDDPGPHGVRNAEVVRDILEASGKVRAVFQGHSHQNDLREMGGIPYCTLVAMVEGSGADQNGYAVVDLLDDGTIRVDGFRRQSDYAWRAKQLPGSQ from the coding sequence ATGAGCCACCACCCGTTGCCGAAATGGATCGGGCGTCGTGCCTTTCTCGGCCAAGGGGTCTTGCTGCTGGGAGCGGCGAGCATGACCAAAAGCACCATCGCGGCTGCCTCAACCTTGCCGGGTCGATCGCTCGACGATCGCTCCGTGCTTCGCTTCGGCCTGATCACCGACCTGCACTACGCCGACAAGCCACCCGCCGGTTCGAGACACTACCGCGAAACCCCAACAAAACTGGCCGAGGCGTCCGAACGGTTCCAGGAAGCGTCACTCGACTTCCTCGTCGAGCTGGGCGACCTGATTGATGCGGCCGAATCGGTCGAGGTCGAGCTGAGTTATCTTGACCGGATTGATCAGGCGTTCTCGAAGATCGCCGAGCGTCGGGTTTATGTGCTCGGGAACCACTGTGTCGATACCTTGACCAAGGAAGAGTTTCTTGGCCGGGTCGGTCAGGAGCGTTCATTCGACTCGTTTGACGCAGGCGGATTTCACTTCGTCTGGCTCGACTCCTGCTTCCGAAGCGACGGCGAGCCGTACGGCCGGAAGAACTCGGTCTGGACCGATGCGAATGTCCCCGCCTTCGAGCTGGATTGGCTTCGCGACGACCTCGCCGCGACCGCGTTTCCGACGATCATTTTTGCCCATCAGCGCCTCGATGATCCCGGCCCGCACGGGGTACGGAATGCGGAAGTGGTCCGAGACATTCTCGAAGCCTCCGGCAAGGTCCGGGCGGTCTTCCAGGGGCACAGCCACCAGAACGACCTTCGGGAGATGGGCGGCATCCCCTATTGCACGCTGGTGGCGATGGTCGAGGGGTCCGGGGCCGACCAGAACGGCTACGCGGTGGTGGACCTGCTCGACGACGGAACGATCCGCGTCGATGGTTTTCGTCGCCAGTCGGATTACGCATGGCGAGCGAAACAACTCCCCGGTTCCCAGTAA